In Spirochaetota bacterium, the sequence ATACCTTTCAGTGCTCTGTGCATTTGCCTTTCAGTTCAGTGTAACAGCAAAAAGGTTGTGGAATATGGTGTGTTTGCACCTTCACGACTTGCGTATGTGAAGGGTCAGGATGGCTGTACGCCAATTGACTTTGACAAGCAGTATACTATGTGGACATTTGGTGATACCATTACTGATGACGGAATGATTTCCAACAGCCTTGCATTCACACAAAAAGTTACTACACACAATGTGGCACAATTGCAATTTTCCTATTACCAGGAAAGAGGAAAGATTGTGCAATTTATAAAAAATGAAGCAGGTGAGGATCCGGCCAGGGACAGATTGTGGGCATTTGATGGCATTCGTATAGGCGATACCGTGTATGTGTACTTTGCTCATGTATATATACACGACGCTGCTGCACCATTGTCATTCACAATGAAGGAAAGTTCACTTGCGTATTGGAAGGTGCCATTCAAATGGCAGATTGGCAACAAAATACAATTTATCCGCAAAAAAAACATGTTTACAGGCAATGTACCTGCATTTGGTGCTTCAGTACTTGAAAGTGGCAACTTTGTATATGTTGTTGGGCACATCAGTGAAAAAAA encodes:
- a CDS encoding DUF4185 domain-containing protein, with the protein product MATTGLHNSASMGWNKIFIIPFSALCICLSVQCNSKKVVEYGVFAPSRLAYVKGQDGCTPIDFDKQYTMWTFGDTITDDGMISNSLAFTQKVTTHNVAQLQFSYYQERGKIVQFIKNEAGEDPARDRLWAFDGIRIGDTVYVYFAHVYIHDAAAPLSFTMKESSLAYWKVPFKWQIGNKIQFIRKKNMFTGNVPAFGASVLESGNFVYVVGHISEKNKSGIVIARVDKNSIIDQSQYEFLQGDSNWNNRLDSAIRLYGDVAGECSLSYDDGLQSFCMVYCQLFTGNIIVCMSKTVEGLPTAQKYTVYMPPRLQGSSMMYYSAKAIAHDSNQWYIVYMNPMDYQPYLIKVDVEKYF